The proteins below are encoded in one region of Triticum aestivum cultivar Chinese Spring chromosome 1B, IWGSC CS RefSeq v2.1, whole genome shotgun sequence:
- the LOC123115159 gene encoding pentatricopeptide repeat-containing protein At3g22470, mitochondrial: MRRLSPLLAVAVAESIDALRFSTCAATAAVPSPPNLDPPRLDPSDIRSHNAALIAYSSRGSEAPRLAHLPASCGAMLKSGFAPDTFTYNCLMLGLCRAGLLTAACGLFVQMPRRWGAYYDRYSYTILIQGLCVVRRIDDACRVFAKMSRGWCRPGVHTYTVLLDGLCKARRVRDAKALLGEMVDKGVVPNVVTYNALIGGLCQEGRFDDVTKLLEKMEMQQRAPDCWTYTIVVMVCGSMEKWSMVPWCCVKPVKGIDLTVNGFGG; encoded by the exons ATGCGCCGCCTCTCGCCGCtgttggcggtggcggtggcggagtccATCGACGCCCTCCGCTTCTCCACGTGTGCCGCAACGGCGGCCGTTCCATCCCCTCCCAACCTGGACCCCCCTCGCCTCGACCCCTCCGACATCCGATCTCACAATGCCGCCCTCATCGCATATTCTTCCAGGGGTAGTGAGGCACCGCGCCTCGCGCACCTCCCGGCCTCCTGCGGCGCCATGCTAAAGTCCG GGTTCGCGCCGGACACCTTCACCTACAACTGCCTCATGCTCGGCCTCTGCAGGGCCGGCCTCCTCACAGCCGCGTGCGGGTTGTTCGTGCAGATGCCACGCCGTTGGGGTGCCTACTACGACAGATACTCCTACACTATCCTCATCCAGGGCCTGTGTGTCGTGAGGCGCATTGACGATGCCTGTAGGGTGTTTGCTAAAATGTCGAGGGGCTGGTGCAGACCCGGGGTGCACACATACACTGTGCTGCTTGATGGGCTCTGCAAGGCTAGGCGTGTCAGGGATGCCAAGGCTTTGTTGGGTGAGATGGTCGATAAGGGTGTGGTGCCAAACGTCGTGACTTACAATGCCTTGATTGGTGGACTTTGTCAGGAGGGAAGGTTCGATGATGTGACCAAATTGTTGGAGAAAATGGAGATGCAGCAGCGTGCTCCAGATTGCTGGACATATACCATAGTTGTCATGGTCTGTGGAAGCATGGAAAAGTGGAGCATGGTGCCATGGTGTTGTGTGAAGCCTGTGAAGGGCATTGATTTAACAGTAAATGGCTTCGGTGGATGA